Proteins encoded by one window of Candidatus Zixiibacteriota bacterium:
- a CDS encoding ABC transporter ATP-binding protein, with protein sequence MIRIAGLTKLYGDVAAVDSLDLEVPGGEIFGFLGPNGAGKTTTIRVLMGVLKATAGQVFLGGHDVEREPERAKAIAGFIPDRPFIYEKLSGREFLQFVGRLHRLERPRLERRIAELLEEFELSAWGNELVEGYSHGMKQRLVFCAALVHEPRILIVDEPMVGMDPRGARKLKDLFRSLARGGAAVFLSTHSVDMAEELCHRIGIIQRGRLIACGTMAELHAQARNQDGNLESVFLDLTREAAETRGPDGTRP encoded by the coding sequence GTGATCCGGATCGCGGGCCTGACGAAGCTCTACGGCGACGTGGCCGCCGTCGACTCGCTCGATCTGGAAGTTCCCGGCGGCGAGATCTTCGGCTTTCTCGGTCCGAACGGCGCCGGCAAGACCACGACCATCCGAGTGCTGATGGGCGTGCTCAAGGCCACCGCCGGCCAGGTTTTTCTTGGCGGACATGACGTGGAACGCGAGCCGGAACGCGCCAAGGCGATCGCCGGATTCATCCCCGATCGTCCTTTCATCTACGAAAAGCTCAGCGGTCGGGAGTTCCTGCAGTTCGTCGGCCGGCTTCATCGCCTGGAGCGGCCCCGGCTGGAGCGGCGGATCGCGGAGCTTCTCGAAGAATTCGAGCTGAGCGCGTGGGGAAACGAGCTCGTCGAAGGCTATTCGCACGGCATGAAGCAGCGGCTGGTCTTCTGCGCCGCGCTCGTCCATGAACCGAGGATTCTCATCGTCGACGAACCGATGGTCGGCATGGACCCCAGAGGAGCGCGCAAGCTCAAGGATCTCTTCCGATCCCTGGCGCGCGGCGGAGCGGCGGTCTTCCTGTCGACGCACAGCGTCGACATGGCCGAGGAGCTGTGCCACCGAATCGGGATCATCCAGCGCGGGCGCCTGATCGCGTGCGGCACGATGGCCGAGCTTCACGCGCAGGCGAGAAACCAGGACGGCAATCTGGAAAGCGTCTTCCTCGACCTCACCCGCGAAGCCGCGGAGACGCGGGGCCCGGACGGTACCCGGCCGTGA
- a CDS encoding alpha/beta fold hydrolase yields the protein MRLVHTLYEPAGAGPHPTLLALHGRGANAFDLLGLAPYLCGGRFLVICPQAPIAMPIGPEATGYAWYPAGGTFDVDAALSSRAELDRFIDDCVGRYPVDPGKLVLMGFSQGGVMAYALALAHPGRFAALVALSSWLPDEIVSGAGADGALRSLPVLVQHGSEDRMIEVGRAHASVERLRELRAALTYREYDMGHEITPRSLADLSAWLEEKIFSPLGIVG from the coding sequence ATGCGATTGGTGCACACGCTCTACGAGCCTGCGGGAGCCGGTCCCCATCCCACGCTGCTGGCGCTTCACGGCCGGGGCGCAAATGCCTTCGACCTGCTCGGGCTCGCCCCTTACCTGTGCGGTGGCCGCTTCCTGGTGATCTGTCCTCAAGCGCCGATCGCGATGCCGATCGGGCCCGAAGCGACCGGTTACGCCTGGTATCCCGCGGGCGGAACCTTCGACGTCGACGCCGCCCTTTCGTCGCGCGCCGAACTCGACCGCTTCATCGACGATTGCGTCGGCCGCTACCCTGTCGATCCGGGCAAGCTCGTGCTCATGGGATTCAGCCAGGGAGGAGTAATGGCCTACGCCCTGGCGCTCGCCCATCCCGGCCGTTTTGCGGCTCTGGTCGCGCTCAGCTCCTGGCTGCCCGACGAGATCGTCTCCGGGGCGGGCGCAGACGGGGCTCTCCGATCGCTACCGGTGCTCGTGCAGCACGGCTCCGAAGACCGGATGATCGAGGTCGGGCGCGCGCACGCCTCGGTCGAGCGCCTGCGCGAGCTTCGCGCCGCCCTCACCTACCGGGAATACGATATGGGACACGAGATCACGCCGAGAAGCCTCGCGGACCTCTCGGCGTGGCTGGAAGAAAAGATATTTTCTCCTCTGGGGATCGTCGGCTGA
- the htpX gene encoding zinc metalloprotease HtpX, with amino-acid sequence MNTFRTTILLAALTALLIWIGDMIGGRQGAVIALLLAGAMNFVSYWFSDKIVISMYGGQEVGPQDDPELYGLVQDLAQRANLPMPKVYILPQETPNAFATGRNPRHAAVAVTDGIRRMLTKRELAGVLGHELAHVANRDILVSTIAATIAGAISYLAQMAQWAAMFGAGRDRDREDGGGMLGLLFMMIVAPIAALLIQMAVSRSREYGADEGGARITGDPLALASALRKLHRGVQSIPLEASDATANATAHMFIVNPLTGSGLAALFSTHPPMEERIARLEAMAARMGARAY; translated from the coding sequence ATGAATACCTTTCGGACCACGATCCTCTTGGCCGCCTTGACGGCTCTGTTGATCTGGATCGGCGACATGATCGGCGGTCGGCAGGGGGCGGTCATCGCGCTGCTGCTTGCCGGAGCGATGAATTTCGTGAGCTACTGGTTCAGCGACAAGATCGTGATCTCGATGTACGGCGGCCAGGAGGTCGGCCCTCAGGACGATCCGGAGCTTTACGGGCTGGTGCAGGACCTGGCCCAGCGGGCAAACCTGCCGATGCCCAAGGTGTATATCCTCCCGCAGGAAACCCCCAACGCTTTCGCCACCGGCCGGAATCCTCGACACGCGGCGGTCGCCGTCACGGACGGGATCCGGCGGATGCTGACGAAAAGAGAGCTTGCGGGAGTGCTCGGGCACGAACTGGCCCACGTCGCCAACCGCGACATCCTGGTAAGCACGATTGCGGCGACCATCGCCGGCGCGATCAGCTATCTGGCGCAGATGGCGCAGTGGGCAGCCATGTTCGGGGCCGGCCGCGACCGCGACCGCGAGGACGGCGGCGGCATGCTGGGCCTGCTGTTCATGATGATCGTGGCTCCCATCGCCGCCCTGCTGATCCAGATGGCGGTTTCACGATCGAGAGAATACGGCGCCGATGAAGGAGGAGCGAGGATCACCGGGGACCCGCTGGCGCTCGCCAGCGCGCTGCGCAAGCTGCACAGGGGTGTGCAGAGTATCCCGCTCGAGGCGAGCGACGCCACCGCCAACGCCACTGCCCACATGTTCATCGTCAACCCGCTGACCGGCAGCGGGCTGGCCGCGCTCTTCAGCACCCATCCTCCGATGGAGGAGCGGATCGCGCGGCTCGAAGCGATGGCGGCCCGAATGGGCGCGCGCGCTTACTGA